The Jiangella alba genome includes the window GCATGGTCGTCGATCCGCAGTCGCGCTCGTTCGTGATCCTGCTGACCAACCGCGTGCACCCGTCGCGCAGTTGGGGCAGCATCAACCCGGCCCGGCGGGCGGTCGCGCACGAACTGGCCTACGCGCTGGCCGTCGAACCGCGGGCCGGCGACGACGCCTGGCGGGCACACGAGGGCGACGCGACGACGTCGACGCTCAGCCTGCCGGTCGAGTTGTCCGGCAGCTCGACGCTGCTGTTCGACCTGTTCGTCGACACCGAGTCGACCGACACCCTGACGCTGGAGCGCTCCACCGACGACGGCGCCACCTGGACGCCGGTGCCGTTCTCGGCCCGGGCCGGCGGCGAGACGATCGACGCCACCGACGGCGTCGTCAGCGGCTACCAGGGCCGGCAGTGGTGGACGGTGCGGGCCGGGCTACCCGGCGACGGCGACACGATCCTGCGCTGGCGCTACGTCACCGACGCGCTCTACCAGGGCCGCGGCGTCTACGTCGACGGCGTCAAGGTGCGCACCCGCGGCAAGCCGGTGTTCGACGGCGAGCGGCACCCGGACCGGTTCGTGGCCGACGGCTGGGTCAGATCACGTCGATGAGGTCGGCCACCGAGTTGACCACGTGGTTCGGCTGGAACGGGAACCGGCCGATGTCGGCGCGGGCGGTGGAGCCGGTCAGCACCAGGTAGGTGCGCAGGCCGGCCTCCATGCCCGCGACGACGTCGGTGTCCATGCGGTCGCCGACCATGGCCGTCATCTCGGAGTGCGCCTCGATGGCGTTCATCGCGCTGCGGAACATCATCGGGTTCGGTTTGCCCACGTAGTACGGGTCGCGGCCGGTGGCCCGGGTGATCATGGCGGCGACGGCGCCGGTGGCCGGCAGTGGGCCGTCCTGCGACGGGCCGGTGGAGTCGGGGTTGGTGGCGATGAACCGGGCGCCCTCGCCGATCAGCCGGATCGCCCGGGTGATGGCCTCGAACGAGTAGGTGCGGGTCTCGCCCAGCACCACGTAGTCGGGCTTGATGTCGGTGAGGACGTAGCCGATCTCGTGCAGCGCCGTGGTCAGCCCGGCTTCGCCGATGACGTACGCCGTGCCGCCCGGGTGCTGGTCGTCGAGGAACT containing:
- a CDS encoding HAD-IIA family hydrolase gives rise to the protein MDGVLVHEDRAIPGAADFLRRLVDRERRFLVLTNNSIYTPRDLAARLARSGLDLPEQSIWTSALATAQFLDDQHPGGTAYVIGEAGLTTALHEIGYVLTDIKPDYVVLGETRTYSFEAITRAIRLIGEGARFIATNPDSTGPSQDGPLPATGAVAAMITRATGRDPYYVGKPNPMMFRSAMNAIEAHSEMTAMVGDRMDTDVVAGMEAGLRTYLVLTGSTARADIGRFPFQPNHVVNSVADLIDVI